One Pseudobutyrivibrio xylanivorans genomic window, CCCTCCGACACTCTAGTTCTACAGTTTCCAATGCAATACCGGAGTTGAGCCCCGGGCTTTCACATCAGACTTGTAAAACCGCCTACGCTCCCTTTACACCCAGTAAATCCGGATAACGCTTGCACCATACGTATTACCGCGGCTGCTGGCACGTATTTAGCCGGTGCTTCTTAGTCAGGTACCGTCATTATCTTCCCTGCTGATAGAGCTTTACATACCGAAATACTTCTTCGCTCACGCGGCGTCGCTGCATCAGGCTTGCGCCCATTGTGCAATATTCCCCACTGCTGCCTCCCGTAGGAGTTTGGGCCGTGTCTCAGTCCCAATGTGGCCGGTCACCCTCTCAGGTCGGCTACTGATCGTCGCCTTGGTGAGCCGTTACCTCACCAACTAGCTAATCAGACGCGGGTCCATCTTGTACCGAAAAAACTTTTCACACTGCTTCATGCGAAGCTGTGCGCTTATGCGGTATTAGCAGTCGTTTCCAACTGTTGTCCCCCTGTACAAGGTAGGTTACCCACGCGTTACTCACCCGTCCGCCACTCAGTCAGTAAATCGTCACCCCGAAGGGATCGTAATAAACTGCTTCGTTCGACTTGCATGTGTTAAGCACGCCGCCAGCGTTCATCCTGAGCCAGGATCAAACTCTCATGTTGAAAAGTTTAATTCCGAATCAGTATAAAACTGACTTGTTTACTATAAAGGTTTCGTTTCATTAAGAAACTTAAATGAATTTCAAGGATACATGTTTTAAAAACTTGTATTAATTCAAGGTTTGTTTCACTGTTCAGTTATCAATCTTCATTTTGTTGTTGCTCTCAGCAGCAACTCGTTTATATTATCACGATGTCAGCTGTTTGTCAACAACATTTTTGATTTGTTTTCCCGATTCTTTTTAAGAATCAGATACTTTCTCTTGCGAGTCAGCTTTCTTATAGTATCAAGTGAGCAACTATTTGTCAAGCACTTTTTACTATTTTCTTAAGCTGTTTTTGTAAGTTTCGACTACCACTTAATGGTATTTCTCGCTCACGCGACAGCTTGTTTATAATAGCATCCAGCCATTGATGTGTCAACAAGTTTTTGGATTATTTTTCACTTTTTTCACAGAATTTTCGTAAGCGCCTCAACAGACTCATCAGAGGTTGCCCAACTAGTTGCTATTCGAATTACTGTATGGCTTTCATCATACTTTTCCCAGAAGCCATACGATACCTTTTCGCCAAACGATTTTAGACTTTCATTTTCCATAATTACAAAGATCTGATTGGTTGGATTCTCCATGTATAAAGAATACCCTTTACCGCGAAGATCTTCCCTTATTATCGATGCCTGCTTAACTGCATGAGCCCCCATTTCCATATAGAGAGCATCTGTAAACATAGCCCCAAATTGAACGCCAAGTAATCTACCTTTGGCCAAGAGTGCACCATGTTGCTTAATCTGTGTAATCATATGCTTAGGCGTATTTCCCTTTGTAAATACCACTGCCTCTCCGAATAACGCTCCAACCTTCGTTCCACCAATGTAGAACACATCTGCATATTTAGCAATGTCAGCCATTGTCATATCATCTTGCGCAGCAAGGCCGTATGCCAAACGAGCTCCGTCAATGAATAATGGAATATTATATTCTTTACATATAGAAGAAATACTCTCCAGCTCATCACGTGAGTACAAAGTTCCATACTCCGTTGGGAATGATATATATACCATTCCTGGATTAACCATATGCTCTGCACTATCATCCGCATAATGATCTACAAGCATCTGTTTAAGTTCACTCGCGTAAAGCTTACCCTCGTGAGCAGGTATTGCTATAACCTTATGTCCACTATATTCAATTGCTCCAGCCTCATGAACAGCTATATGACCTGTGGCAGCCGCAACAACACCATCATAGTTCGAAAGCATGGAATCAATTACAACCTGATTGGTTTGAGTACCGCCAACAAGGAAATATATATCTGCCTCGGGACATTTAATATATTCTCGAATCTTTTCTTTCGCTTCTTTGCAATAATCATCCTCCCCATAACCAGGAGTAGAAATCATATTACTTTTACTCAAGGCTTCAAGCACCTTTGGATGACACCCCTCTGCGTAATCACATGAAAAATACAGCATAACTTACCTCCTTCTGTTGTGCATATTATTGCATGTACGAAAATAGGCAACCGCTTTCGCGATTGCCTATGTGTAACGGAGAGGGTGGGATTCGAACCCACGCGCCCTTGCGGACAAACGGTTTTCAAGACCGCCTCGTTATGACCACTTCGATACCTCTCCATGTATTTCGTATTTCGTGTTTCGTATCTCCCGAACACGAATAGTATAATATCATCCACCTAATTATATGTCAACAAAAAAATGGAAAAAAATTCAAAAAATCCCATATTCAGAAAATTGTGACAACCATTGATTTTGAGCGATTTTTCTGGCGGTAAATTCATCAGTGTTTGCTGCGTAAAATTGCTTCGCCAAAAGCTATGTCCTCAGGGGTAGTTACCTTGATATTCAAGTAGGATCCTTCTATCATGTGGACGTCATGATCAGTGGCTTTTTCCACTATCATAGCATCGTCCGTGATAGATGTATCTGCATCTGCAATAATCCTATCATAGGCCCCACGTATGAGATTATATTCAAAGCATTGTGGTGTTTGAACAATCCATACATTGCTCCTATCAGGGGTATCAAGAACCTTGCGATGAGTGTCAGTAAGCTTTACCGTGTCCTTAGAACGCATTCCTACAACACAAGACTCATACAAAGCTACAGCCGACATACATCTATGAATAATGTCAACAGATACAAAAGCTCTTGCACAGTCATGAATAAGAACATAACCATCATTTATAACCTGAAGGCCTGCATAGACAGAATTGTAGCGCTCTTCTCCGCCTTCAACGATAGCGATGCACTTATCAATGTGATAGCGCTCTATAATCTCCTTGCGACATTTTTCCACGTCACCAGGCGCTACAACAAGCACAATTTGGGTGCACTTGCTTTCCTGAAAGGTTCGAAGACAATGAACCATCAAGGGAGCATCACCCAATCGCATGTATTGTTTTGGAACCTCCTGCTGCATACGTTTACCACTACCCGCAGCAAGAACTATGGCTGTGAATTTATTCATACCTAATTATTCCACCTCATCAGTCACCTTCGGTGACAGCTTCTCCTCAAGGGGAAGCCTTGTT contains:
- a CDS encoding threonine aldolase family protein, with protein sequence MLYFSCDYAEGCHPKVLEALSKSNMISTPGYGEDDYCKEAKEKIREYIKCPEADIYFLVGGTQTNQVVIDSMLSNYDGVVAAATGHIAVHEAGAIEYSGHKVIAIPAHEGKLYASELKQMLVDHYADDSAEHMVNPGMVYISFPTEYGTLYSRDELESISSICKEYNIPLFIDGARLAYGLAAQDDMTMADIAKYADVFYIGGTKVGALFGEAVVFTKGNTPKHMITQIKQHGALLAKGRLLGVQFGAMFTDALYMEMGAHAVKQASIIREDLRGKGYSLYMENPTNQIFVIMENESLKSFGEKVSYGFWEKYDESHTVIRIATSWATSDESVEALTKIL
- the ispD gene encoding 2-C-methyl-D-erythritol 4-phosphate cytidylyltransferase — its product is MNKFTAIVLAAGSGKRMQQEVPKQYMRLGDAPLMVHCLRTFQESKCTQIVLVVAPGDVEKCRKEIIERYHIDKCIAIVEGGEERYNSVYAGLQVINDGYVLIHDCARAFVSVDIIHRCMSAVALYESCVVGMRSKDTVKLTDTHRKVLDTPDRSNVWIVQTPQCFEYNLIRGAYDRIIADADTSITDDAMIVEKATDHDVHMIEGSYLNIKVTTPEDIAFGEAILRSKH